A window from Flavobacterium gyeonganense encodes these proteins:
- the nadD gene encoding nicotinate (nicotinamide) nucleotide adenylyltransferase, producing MKIGLYFGTYNPIHIGHLIIANHMAEFAGLDQVWMVVTPHNPLKKKATLLDDHHRLQMVYLATEDFPKIKPSDIEFKLTQPNYTVNTLAHLHDKYPNHEFSLIMGEDNLKTLHKWKNYEVLLNNHDIYVYPRISEEPENTELKSHPKVHIIDAPVVEISSTFIRENIKKGKNIQPLLPSKVWEYIDHNNFYKK from the coding sequence ATGAAAATAGGCCTCTACTTCGGAACATATAACCCCATTCACATTGGTCATTTGATTATTGCCAATCATATGGCGGAGTTTGCCGGTTTAGATCAGGTTTGGATGGTGGTTACGCCTCATAATCCTTTAAAAAAGAAAGCTACTTTGCTCGATGATCATCACCGTTTACAAATGGTGTATCTGGCAACTGAGGATTTTCCAAAAATAAAACCTTCGGATATTGAGTTTAAATTGACCCAGCCGAATTATACTGTAAATACACTCGCACATTTGCATGATAAATACCCCAATCATGAGTTTTCATTGATTATGGGAGAGGATAATCTCAAAACACTTCACAAGTGGAAAAACTATGAAGTACTTTTAAATAATCATGATATTTACGTTTACCCGCGTATTTCAGAAGAACCGGAAAATACCGAACTAAAATCGCATCCAAAAGTTCATATTATTGATGCGCCTGTTGTAGAAATTTCGTCTACTTTTATTCGGGAGAATATTAAGAAAGGGAAAAATATTCAGCCACTTTTACCTTCAAAAGTATGGGAATATATTGATCACAATAATTTTTATAAAAAGTAA
- the gmk gene encoding guanylate kinase, with protein sequence MNKGKLIVFSAPSGSGKTTIVKHLLKQEDLNLEFSISAASRDPRGEEVNGKDYYFISLDEFKKHIKAEDFLEWEEVYRDNFYGTLKSEIERIWALGKNVIFDIDVAGGLRIKHKFPEQTLAVFVKPPSVDELKRRLKERSTESEDKINMRIAKASVELATAPQFDVIIKNYDLAVALEEAHQLVKDFVNK encoded by the coding sequence ATGAATAAAGGAAAATTAATTGTTTTTTCGGCACCTTCAGGATCCGGAAAAACAACGATAGTAAAGCATTTGCTGAAACAGGAAGATTTAAATTTAGAGTTTTCAATCTCAGCAGCTTCCCGTGACCCGCGCGGAGAAGAAGTCAACGGGAAAGATTATTATTTTATTTCGCTTGACGAATTCAAAAAACACATCAAAGCAGAAGATTTCCTGGAATGGGAAGAAGTATACCGAGATAACTTTTACGGTACTTTAAAATCGGAAATTGAAAGAATCTGGGCTTTGGGTAAAAATGTAATTTTCGATATTGATGTGGCCGGAGGATTGCGCATCAAACATAAATTTCCCGAACAGACTTTAGCCGTTTTTGTAAAACCACCAAGTGTTGACGAATTAAAACGCCGATTAAAAGAACGCTCTACAGAAAGCGAAGATAAAATCAATATGCGTATTGCAAAAGCTTCGGTTGAACTTGCGACGGCTCCTCAATTTGACGTGATTATTAAAAATTATGATTTAGCTGTAGCTTTAGAAGAAGCGCATCAGTTGGTAAAAGACTTCGTAAATAAGTAA
- a CDS encoding YicC/YloC family endoribonuclease has translation MIQSMTGFGKASLQLPTKKITVEVKSLNSKGLDLNVRMPSVYREMELGLRTLISTRLERGKVDFAIYVESTSEQTSTKVNVPVVKNYIVQLREVYRDADETELMKMAVRMPDVLKTEREEIDENDWEQIQVIIDEALQNILSFRKDEGESLEKEFNLRIGNIRQYMNDALALDPERVQAIKDRLHTAISELQVNVDENRFEQELIYYLEKLDITEEKVRLTNHLDYFIETLNGNEANGRKLGFITQEMGREINTMGSKSNHAQMQKLVVMMKDELEKIKEQVLNVL, from the coding sequence ATGATACAATCGATGACGGGTTTTGGTAAAGCTTCTTTGCAATTGCCAACTAAAAAAATTACTGTAGAAGTAAAATCTTTAAATAGTAAAGGTTTAGACCTGAATGTGAGAATGCCTTCTGTTTACCGTGAAATGGAATTGGGTTTACGAACCCTGATTTCAACCAGACTGGAAAGAGGAAAAGTCGATTTTGCGATTTATGTTGAAAGTACTTCAGAGCAGACTTCTACGAAGGTAAATGTTCCGGTTGTAAAAAATTATATAGTCCAGTTAAGAGAAGTTTATCGGGATGCTGATGAAACCGAATTGATGAAAATGGCGGTCCGTATGCCGGATGTTTTGAAAACAGAGCGTGAGGAAATAGACGAAAACGACTGGGAGCAGATTCAGGTAATCATTGATGAGGCATTGCAAAATATTTTAAGTTTCAGAAAAGACGAAGGAGAGTCGCTTGAGAAAGAATTCAACCTTCGAATTGGTAATATCCGCCAATATATGAATGATGCGCTGGCTCTTGATCCGGAACGTGTTCAGGCGATAAAAGACCGTTTGCATACAGCCATTTCTGAACTTCAGGTAAATGTAGACGAAAACCGTTTTGAACAGGAATTGATCTATTATTTAGAAAAACTGGACATTACTGAGGAAAAAGTTCGTTTGACGAATCACTTAGATTATTTCATTGAAACTTTAAACGGAAATGAAGCTAACGGCCGTAAACTGGGTTTTATTACTCAGGAAATGGGGCGTGAAATCAATACCATGGGTTCAAAATCGAATCATGCCCAAATGCAGAAACTGGTAGTGATGATGAAGGATGAACTGGAGAAGATTAAGGAACAGGTACTAAACGTATTATAA
- a CDS encoding arsenate reductase family protein: MNKIYYLASCDTCRKIIKNLPKDNDLVFHDIKQNPITEAELEEMYQLSGSYEALFSKKAQLYKSMDLKSKALTEADFKKYILEHYTFLSRPVFIINDKIYIGNSQQNILQVMKVLEEK; this comes from the coding sequence ATGAACAAAATATACTACTTAGCTTCTTGTGATACGTGTCGAAAAATTATCAAAAATTTGCCAAAAGATAATGATCTGGTTTTTCATGATATTAAACAAAATCCGATTACTGAAGCAGAACTTGAAGAAATGTACCAGCTTTCCGGAAGCTACGAAGCGTTATTTAGCAAAAAAGCGCAATTGTACAAGTCAATGGATTTAAAAAGCAAAGCCTTGACTGAAGCTGATTTTAAAAAATACATCCTCGAACATTATACTTTTTTAAGCCGTCCTGTTTTTATAATTAATGACAAAATTTATATCGGTAACAGCCAGCAGAATATTTTGCAGGTTATGAAAGTCCTGGAAGAAAAGTAA
- a CDS encoding DinB family protein, whose product MNPVFEVQKTSREILLKVLDNHSLEQLNKIPQGFKNNLIWNIAHCIAAQQALVYKLSGLASIVSDEFIAKYRKDTKPEGDVSQAEVDEIRRLLSETLHQAEKDYADKIFTNYTEYTTSMGFTLRNVEDALSFNNYHEGTHTGIIMSIRKLV is encoded by the coding sequence ATGAATCCAGTATTCGAAGTACAAAAAACAAGCAGGGAAATTCTTCTGAAAGTCCTGGACAATCACTCATTAGAACAATTAAATAAAATTCCGCAAGGTTTTAAAAACAACCTTATTTGGAATATTGCACACTGTATAGCTGCCCAACAAGCTTTAGTTTATAAATTATCGGGTCTGGCTTCAATAGTCTCTGATGAGTTTATTGCTAAATACAGAAAAGACACCAAACCGGAAGGCGACGTTTCGCAAGCTGAAGTCGATGAAATCAGAAGATTACTTTCAGAGACATTACATCAGGCTGAAAAAGATTATGCAGATAAAATTTTCACAAATTATACTGAATACACTACAAGTATGGGATTTACACTTCGAAATGTTGAAGATGCTCTCTCATTCAATAATTACCATGAAGGCACACACACCGGAATAATAATGAGTATCCGAAAGTTGGTTTAG
- a CDS encoding septal ring lytic transglycosylase RlpA family protein, which translates to MRNKKNILLTLVSVTLLSCFTYVMSQSKPIETKVSQDTLKTDKLKIVPLNDSVFSVEGLKLKVYKKSAHASYYHDRFNGKRTASGARFNNNKYTAAHKKLPFGTKVKVTNEANGKFVIVEITDRGPFVKTREIDLSKRAFMEIAKNKGAGAMNVTIETIEK; encoded by the coding sequence ATGAGGAATAAAAAAAATATTTTGCTCACTCTCGTTTCGGTGACTTTATTAAGTTGCTTTACCTATGTTATGAGTCAGAGTAAACCGATTGAAACCAAGGTTTCTCAGGATACTTTAAAAACAGATAAATTAAAAATAGTCCCTTTAAACGATTCTGTTTTTAGCGTTGAAGGCCTGAAATTGAAAGTTTATAAAAAATCAGCTCATGCTTCTTATTACCACGATCGTTTTAACGGAAAAAGAACAGCAAGCGGAGCACGTTTCAACAATAATAAATATACAGCTGCCCACAAAAAATTACCTTTCGGAACAAAAGTAAAAGTTACAAATGAAGCCAATGGCAAATTTGTAATTGTTGAAATTACAGACCGAGGACCATTTGTTAAAACCAGAGAAATAGATTTGTCTAAAAGAGCTTTTATGGAGATTGCCAAAAACAAAGGAGCAGGCGCCATGAATGTTACAATTGAAACTATTGAAAAATAA
- a CDS encoding TonB-dependent receptor: MLLAFIYAGDIYAQGNTTSSINGVVNDSQNKSLPGATILAVHEASGSRYSTTTDFDGHFRISNMRVGGPYKIEVTFVGFKTYTETDVYLQLGDSKSLKVNLKDEANELSEVVVVGRKDPMFNSKKTGSQTIIDHDKINELPSLSRNIADFARLTPQAQLRGDDQISIGGQNNRFNAIYIDGAVNNDVFGLAASGTNGGQTGVSPISLDAIEQFQVSVSPYDVKLSGFAGGAISAITRSGTNNFDGSAYFLYRDQSLAGKTPTRSGSTIERTRLSDFSAKTYGVRAGGAILKDKLFYFINYEKQENDTPQPFDIANYTGNTKAAGLESLSKHLIDTYKYNPGSYQNNKASLISDKLIAKIDWNINDNNKLSIKNSYVKSTNFSPFRSSSTAINFLNGAQSFESITNSASLELNTRFNNKFSNNLVVGFTTVNDDRDASGDPFPTVTIRDGSGTIYFGSEASSTANLLNQRVLTITDNFEINVGKHNILIGTHNELSYAKNVFINRNFGAYDYNSLSDFTTGVKAYRYRLGYSLFGGSGDDSKGAAEFNMNQFGLYVQDNIRVTDNFRLNIGVRADMPVWEDGLVNDDFNNRTIKLLEDKGRDLKGAKVGQGIKNTVHFSPRIGFNYDVDGEKITQVRGGIGVFTSRVPLVWPGGAYNNNGVSQNTIQINNSASTPTPNFNPNTSIDSQLYSNGVALGPLPGDAKFGGNIDLFAKDFKLPQVLKTSLAFDRKLGSGWVISAEAIWNENLNSIQYQNLNIADPTTNLTGADNRPRYNGNVRIDNTYQGIYLGSNKKAGSSWNTNFTVAKNFTSDFIDANISATYAYGESYVWMDATSSQNSSQWQYIETVNGSNAISGVSRSDFDQGSRVLANSSLKFKWNKSIKTTIGFYYEGTQGTPFSYVYDDTGNLLRDTFQPSALIYVPRNKNEIVFTPTATMTADQQWEAFNNFISNDKYLSSRRGKYAERNGDRLDWSHVVDVKIAQEFSINVNKKSHKLEFTADIFNFTNLLNKNWGRRYFMNNDQVLLVKHAGFLPDGTTPTFNFNPNVTSNINQIDDVGLQSSRWQMQVGARYSFN, from the coding sequence ATGCTTTTAGCATTTATTTATGCAGGAGATATTTATGCGCAAGGTAACACTACTTCTTCTATTAACGGAGTCGTAAATGATTCTCAAAACAAATCGCTTCCCGGAGCTACTATTCTAGCAGTTCATGAAGCTTCAGGTAGCCGTTATTCAACAACTACGGATTTTGATGGTCATTTTAGGATTTCAAACATGCGTGTAGGTGGTCCTTATAAAATTGAAGTTACTTTTGTTGGTTTTAAAACCTATACTGAAACCGATGTTTATCTCCAGTTAGGAGATTCTAAAAGTCTGAAAGTTAATTTGAAAGACGAGGCTAATGAACTTAGTGAAGTAGTTGTGGTTGGAAGAAAAGACCCTATGTTTAACTCTAAAAAAACAGGTTCTCAAACTATTATTGATCACGATAAAATTAATGAATTACCTTCATTATCAAGAAATATTGCTGATTTTGCAAGACTTACGCCTCAGGCTCAATTACGTGGTGATGATCAAATTTCTATAGGTGGTCAAAATAACAGATTCAATGCAATTTATATTGATGGAGCTGTAAATAATGACGTTTTCGGATTAGCAGCGAGTGGAACAAATGGAGGACAAACTGGTGTTAGTCCGATTTCATTAGATGCAATTGAGCAATTTCAGGTAAGTGTTTCTCCTTATGATGTTAAATTATCGGGATTTGCAGGAGGTGCTATTAGTGCAATTACGCGTTCAGGTACAAATAATTTCGACGGTTCTGCTTACTTTTTGTACAGAGATCAATCTTTAGCGGGAAAAACGCCAACACGCTCTGGAAGTACTATTGAGAGAACCAGATTGTCTGATTTCAGTGCGAAAACATATGGTGTTAGGGCTGGGGGAGCAATTTTAAAGGATAAGTTGTTCTACTTCATTAATTATGAAAAACAAGAAAATGATACACCTCAACCTTTTGATATTGCAAATTACACAGGAAATACAAAAGCAGCAGGACTAGAAAGTTTAAGTAAACATTTAATAGATACATATAAGTATAATCCTGGGTCATATCAAAATAATAAAGCTTCATTAATAAGTGATAAATTGATTGCTAAAATTGACTGGAATATTAATGATAATAATAAATTATCGATTAAAAATAGTTATGTAAAATCTACAAACTTTTCTCCATTCCGTTCTTCAAGCACTGCAATTAATTTCTTAAATGGTGCTCAAAGTTTTGAATCTATTACAAATTCAGCATCGTTAGAATTAAATACCAGATTCAATAATAAATTTTCTAATAATTTAGTTGTTGGGTTCACAACTGTGAATGATGACAGAGATGCATCCGGTGATCCATTTCCAACTGTAACTATTAGAGATGGTTCTGGAACTATTTATTTTGGGTCTGAAGCAAGTTCAACCGCAAATTTGCTAAATCAAAGAGTACTAACAATCACAGACAACTTTGAAATTAATGTTGGAAAACATAATATTTTAATTGGTACTCACAATGAATTATCTTATGCTAAAAACGTGTTTATCAATAGAAATTTCGGTGCATATGATTATAATAGCTTAAGTGATTTTACTACAGGTGTTAAGGCATACCGTTACCGTTTAGGATATTCATTATTTGGTGGTTCAGGAGATGATTCTAAAGGAGCTGCTGAATTTAATATGAATCAATTTGGTTTATATGTTCAGGATAATATTAGAGTAACAGACAATTTCAGACTAAATATTGGTGTTCGAGCTGATATGCCGGTATGGGAAGATGGACTTGTTAATGATGATTTTAACAACAGAACTATTAAATTATTAGAAGATAAAGGAAGAGATCTAAAGGGAGCGAAGGTAGGACAAGGAATTAAAAACACAGTACATTTCTCTCCTAGAATTGGTTTTAACTACGATGTTGATGGTGAGAAAATAACTCAGGTCAGAGGAGGTATTGGGGTATTTACTTCAAGAGTGCCATTAGTATGGCCAGGAGGAGCATACAATAATAATGGTGTTTCTCAAAACACAATTCAAATAAATAACTCTGCTAGTACACCTACACCAAATTTCAATCCTAACACCAGTATTGATAGCCAATTATATTCTAACGGTGTTGCTCTAGGGCCATTACCAGGAGATGCTAAATTCGGTGGAAATATTGATTTATTTGCAAAAGATTTTAAGCTTCCGCAAGTTTTGAAAACGAGTCTGGCTTTCGATCGAAAATTAGGATCTGGCTGGGTTATATCAGCTGAAGCAATTTGGAATGAAAATCTTAATTCAATTCAATACCAAAACTTAAACATTGCTGACCCTACAACCAATTTAACAGGTGCAGATAACAGACCAAGATATAATGGAAATGTTCGTATTGATAACACTTACCAAGGGATTTATTTAGGATCTAATAAAAAAGCAGGAAGTTCATGGAACACGAATTTTACTGTAGCTAAAAACTTTACATCAGATTTTATTGATGCAAATATTTCAGCTACTTATGCTTATGGAGAGTCATATGTTTGGATGGATGCAACAAGTTCTCAAAACAGTTCTCAATGGCAATACATAGAAACAGTTAACGGTTCAAATGCAATTTCTGGTGTGTCTAGATCAGATTTTGATCAGGGATCAAGAGTACTTGCTAATTCTTCTTTAAAATTCAAGTGGAATAAATCAATTAAAACTACCATTGGTTTCTATTACGAAGGTACTCAGGGAACACCTTTCAGCTATGTTTATGATGACACAGGTAACTTATTACGTGATACTTTCCAGCCTTCAGCTTTAATTTATGTACCTCGCAACAAAAATGAAATAGTTTTCACACCTACTGCAACAATGACGGCTGATCAACAATGGGAAGCGTTTAATAATTTTATTTCAAATGATAAATATTTGAGCAGCAGAAGAGGTAAATATGCAGAACGTAACGGAGACCGTTTAGACTGGAGTCATGTTGTTGATGTAAAAATTGCTCAGGAATTTTCAATAAATGTTAATAAGAAAAGCCATAAACTAGAGTTTACAGCTGATATCTTTAACTTTACAAACTTGTTAAATAAAAACTGGGGAAGAAGATATTTTATGAATAACGATCAGGTATTGCTTGTTAAGCATGCTGGATTCTTGCCAGATGGTACTACGCCAACATTCAATTTTAATCCAAATGTTACAAGTAACATTAATCAAATAGATGATGTAGGTTTACAATCTTCAAGATGGCAAATGCAAGTTGGAGCAAGATACTCTTTCAACTAA
- the pgi gene encoding glucose-6-phosphate isomerase codes for MALNTTNPTGTDAWKNLQNHFNAIQQTTIQELFQKDSARAEKFSLQWNDFLVDYSKNNISGETISLLLELANSIGLKSAIADYFGGEIINQTENRAVLHTALRAPESAVIKVDKENVIPEVYEVKNKIKSFTNEVISGVRKGYTGKAFTDIVNIGIGGSDLGPVMAVEALQFYKNHLNVHFVSNVDGDHVNEVIKKLNPETTLFLIVSKTFTTQETLSNSETIKEWFLKSASQEDIAKHFVAVSTNIQKVTEFGINPDNVFPMWDWVGGRFSLWSAVGLSIALAIGFDNYNDLLKGANEMDEHFKSAEFDQNIPVILALLSVWYNNFYGAESEALIPYTQYLQKLAPYLQQATMESNGKRVGRDGKPVNYQTGTIIWGEPGTNSQHAFFQLIHQGTKLIPTDFIGFIKPLYGNEDHHDKLMSNFFAQTEALLNGKTAEQVQAEFDKQGLSAEKASYLLPFKVFTGNKPTNTILIEKLTPKSLGSLIAVYEHKIFVQGVIWNIFSFDQWGVELGKQLANSILDEINTKAVKTHDSSTSFLLNHFLNKK; via the coding sequence ATGGCTTTAAACACAACAAATCCAACAGGAACTGATGCGTGGAAAAATCTACAGAACCACTTTAACGCAATTCAGCAAACTACAATACAGGAATTATTTCAAAAAGATAGTGCACGTGCAGAAAAATTCAGCTTACAATGGAATGATTTTTTAGTTGATTATTCTAAAAACAATATTAGTGGAGAAACTATTTCGCTTTTGTTGGAATTGGCGAATTCAATTGGATTAAAAAGTGCAATTGCTGATTATTTTGGAGGAGAAATCATCAATCAGACAGAAAACAGAGCAGTTTTGCATACTGCTTTGCGTGCACCGGAATCTGCTGTTATAAAAGTGGACAAAGAAAATGTAATTCCGGAAGTTTACGAAGTAAAAAATAAAATTAAAAGCTTTACAAACGAAGTAATTTCGGGAGTCAGAAAAGGATATACCGGAAAAGCGTTTACAGATATTGTAAATATTGGTATCGGAGGTTCTGATCTTGGCCCTGTAATGGCTGTGGAAGCGTTGCAATTTTATAAAAATCACTTAAATGTACATTTCGTTTCTAATGTAGATGGCGATCATGTTAATGAAGTAATCAAAAAATTAAATCCTGAAACTACTTTGTTTTTGATTGTTTCTAAAACGTTTACGACTCAGGAAACCTTATCGAACTCAGAAACGATAAAAGAGTGGTTTTTAAAATCGGCTTCTCAGGAAGATATCGCTAAACATTTCGTGGCAGTTTCAACTAATATTCAAAAAGTAACTGAATTCGGAATTAATCCTGACAACGTTTTTCCAATGTGGGACTGGGTTGGAGGAAGATTCTCATTATGGAGTGCAGTTGGTTTGAGTATCGCTTTAGCGATTGGTTTTGATAATTATAATGATTTACTGAAAGGAGCGAACGAAATGGATGAACATTTCAAATCGGCTGAATTTGATCAAAACATTCCGGTAATTTTGGCTTTATTAAGCGTTTGGTACAATAACTTTTATGGTGCCGAAAGTGAGGCTTTGATTCCGTACACACAGTATTTACAAAAATTAGCACCATACCTGCAGCAGGCAACCATGGAAAGTAATGGAAAAAGAGTCGGCCGTGATGGAAAACCAGTTAATTATCAAACGGGAACTATTATCTGGGGAGAGCCGGGAACAAATTCGCAGCATGCCTTCTTTCAGTTAATTCACCAGGGAACAAAATTGATTCCGACAGACTTCATCGGATTCATAAAGCCTTTATACGGAAACGAAGATCATCATGATAAACTGATGTCTAACTTTTTTGCACAAACAGAAGCCTTATTGAATGGTAAAACAGCGGAACAAGTTCAGGCAGAATTTGACAAACAAGGTCTTTCTGCAGAAAAAGCTTCTTACTTGCTGCCATTTAAAGTTTTTACAGGAAACAAACCAACAAATACAATCCTGATTGAAAAGCTGACTCCTAAAAGCTTAGGTTCGTTGATTGCTGTATATGAACATAAGATTTTTGTACAAGGGGTAATTTGGAATATCTTTAGTTTTGATCAATGGGGAGTAGAATTAGGAAAACAACTGGCGAATTCTATTTTAGATGAAATAAATACAAAGGCAGTAAAAACCCACGATAGTTCGACTTCATTTTTGCTTAATCATTTTTTAAACAAAAAATAA
- a CDS encoding peptidoglycan DD-metalloendopeptidase family protein encodes MKKAFVIIILLFSIISCNKKEEKVATKITKPKTKKVEFGFNYNDFNVVHDTVKKGDSFGSIIQRQNIGSKQVYNIVEQVKDSFNVRTIRYNKPYTILRSKNKTNKLQFFIYQPDALTYYVIDFRDTVANAYKKVKPVTFKRKIIGGVLKSSLSETLGNNSVEAALASRITKVFSWSIDFFKLKKGDRYGLIFTERFINGKTYDGVEDLQAAFFEYKGKIVYAFPFEKDTLSGKIEYYDDEGKTLKNFFLKTPIKFSRITSRFTMNRFHPVQHRWKAHKGTDYAAPRGTPISTTASGVVEQTGYTAGNGNFVKVKHNGTYSTQYLHMSKILVRRGQRVTQGQTIGLVGSTGLASGPHVCYRFWKNGIQVDALRLNLPTGESLTGNDKTRFLKQMEPLKRELDSIGNL; translated from the coding sequence TTGAAAAAAGCATTCGTAATTATAATACTCTTATTTTCAATAATTTCTTGTAATAAAAAAGAAGAAAAAGTTGCAACTAAAATTACTAAACCAAAAACTAAAAAGGTAGAATTTGGATTTAATTACAATGATTTTAATGTGGTTCACGATACTGTAAAAAAGGGTGATTCTTTTGGATCCATAATTCAGCGTCAAAATATTGGCTCAAAACAGGTTTATAATATTGTTGAACAGGTGAAAGATTCTTTTAATGTAAGAACCATTCGCTACAATAAACCTTACACTATTCTTCGTTCAAAAAACAAAACCAATAAACTGCAGTTTTTTATTTATCAGCCGGATGCCCTTACCTATTATGTTATTGATTTTAGGGACACGGTTGCAAATGCTTATAAAAAAGTAAAACCAGTTACGTTTAAACGTAAAATAATTGGCGGGGTTTTAAAAAGCTCTTTATCTGAAACATTGGGAAATAATAGTGTTGAAGCCGCCCTTGCCAGCCGAATCACTAAAGTGTTTTCATGGTCAATTGATTTCTTTAAACTTAAAAAAGGGGATCGTTACGGTTTGATTTTTACAGAACGGTTCATCAATGGTAAAACCTACGACGGTGTAGAAGATCTACAGGCTGCTTTTTTTGAATACAAAGGAAAAATCGTTTATGCTTTTCCTTTTGAAAAAGATACGCTGTCCGGAAAAATTGAATATTATGATGATGAAGGAAAAACACTGAAAAACTTCTTCCTAAAAACACCTATTAAATTTAGCCGGATTACTTCCAGATTTACGATGAACAGGTTTCATCCGGTACAGCACAGATGGAAAGCTCACAAAGGAACCGATTATGCAGCTCCAAGAGGAACTCCAATTTCTACAACAGCATCAGGAGTGGTAGAGCAAACGGGTTATACTGCCGGTAACGGAAACTTTGTAAAAGTAAAACACAACGGGACTTATTCGACCCAATATTTACACATGTCTAAAATTTTGGTACGCCGCGGACAGCGTGTAACACAGGGGCAAACTATTGGTCTAGTTGGAAGCACTGGTTTGGCTTCTGGTCCTCATGTTTGTTACCGTTTCTGGAAAAACGGAATTCAGGTAGATGCACTTCGATTAAATCTTCCAACAGGGGAATCTTTAACAGGAAATGATAAAACCCGTTTCTTAAAACAAATGGAACCTTTAAAGAGAGAATTGGATAGTATTGGTAATTTGTAG
- a CDS encoding tryptophan 2,3-dioxygenase family protein, translated as MNTTDNSESILKEIDLKYKAINQKTDVQLEGLLWSKPITYWDYIQTDALLNLQIQRTTLPDEMVFIMYHQVNELIFKMILWEIDQIADTENIQVGFFSERLSRITRYFDMLTNSFSIMENGMEVEQYMKFRNTLTPASGFQSAQYRMIEFASTDVINLTDRRYKANFDENTDLETSFEHLYWQAAGKDYQTGEKSYLLQEFEKKYKGQFLRQMAEFKTKNIWQKFTQLPIQDQQNTELIKAMRHYDHTVNITWVMQHLNTAIKYILESGKGNGEATGGSDWQKYMHPKYQRRIFFPKLWTEEELSNWGNEPTA; from the coding sequence ATGAATACCACGGATAATTCTGAATCAATCCTAAAAGAAATTGATCTTAAATATAAAGCCATAAATCAAAAAACAGATGTCCAGCTTGAAGGGTTGCTTTGGTCTAAACCAATCACCTATTGGGATTATATTCAGACTGATGCACTTTTAAACCTGCAGATACAGCGTACTACGCTTCCTGATGAAATGGTTTTTATCATGTATCACCAGGTCAACGAATTGATTTTTAAAATGATTCTGTGGGAAATTGACCAGATTGCTGATACAGAAAATATTCAGGTTGGTTTTTTTAGCGAAAGACTTTCCAGAATTACCCGTTATTTTGATATGCTGACCAACTCTTTCAGTATTATGGAAAATGGAATGGAGGTAGAGCAATATATGAAATTCAGAAATACCCTGACCCCTGCAAGTGGTTTCCAGAGTGCCCAGTATAGAATGATAGAATTCGCTTCAACTGATGTTATCAATTTAACCGATAGAAGATACAAAGCTAATTTTGATGAAAACACAGATTTAGAAACCTCTTTTGAACATTTATACTGGCAGGCAGCAGGGAAAGATTATCAGACAGGCGAGAAATCATATTTGCTTCAGGAATTTGAAAAAAAATATAAAGGACAGTTCCTGCGCCAAATGGCAGAGTTTAAAACGAAGAATATCTGGCAGAAATTTACCCAGTTACCAATTCAAGATCAGCAAAATACTGAGTTGATTAAGGCAATGCGTCATTATGATCATACGGTAAATATTACCTGGGTAATGCAGCATTTAAATACAGCCATAAAATATATTTTAGAAAGCGGAAAAGGAAACGGAGAAGCTACAGGTGGAAGCGACTGGCAAAAATATATGCATCCAAAATACCAAAGACGCATCTTTTTTCCTAAATTGTGGACCGAAGAAGAATTGTCCAATTGGGGGAATGAGCCGACGGCTTAG